In Nocardioides sp. JQ2195, a genomic segment contains:
- a CDS encoding 3'(2'),5'-bisphosphate nucleotidase CysQ, giving the protein MTTDFPAAAATDDHIFATWLAGAAGDRLLEVRSQGLEGRELKDAGDAAAQALIAELLAEHRPDDAVLSEEAADDKSRLQSKRVWIIDPLDGTREFSEPPRDDWAVHVALWEDGDLTVGAVAQPALGETFNTGTPSVVPPRTSTRPRIAVSRTRPPAFVQALAEEIDAELVPMGSAGVKVMSVVRDVADAYIHAGGQYEWDNAAPVAVARAAGLFCSRVDGSELAYNQDNVSLPDLIVCRPELAEQIVDFVKRNGTD; this is encoded by the coding sequence GTGACTACCGACTTCCCGGCCGCCGCGGCCACTGATGACCACATTTTCGCCACCTGGCTTGCCGGAGCTGCCGGCGACCGCCTGCTGGAGGTGCGCAGCCAGGGCCTCGAGGGGCGTGAGCTCAAGGATGCCGGCGACGCCGCTGCGCAGGCGTTGATCGCCGAGCTCCTGGCCGAGCACCGGCCCGACGACGCCGTGCTCTCCGAGGAGGCTGCCGACGACAAGTCCCGCCTGCAGTCAAAGCGGGTCTGGATCATCGACCCCCTCGACGGCACCCGTGAGTTCTCCGAGCCGCCGCGTGACGACTGGGCCGTGCACGTCGCGCTCTGGGAGGACGGCGACCTCACCGTCGGCGCCGTGGCGCAGCCCGCGCTGGGAGAGACCTTCAACACCGGCACGCCGTCCGTCGTTCCTCCGCGTACGTCGACCCGCCCGCGCATCGCGGTCTCGCGGACCCGCCCGCCGGCCTTCGTGCAGGCCCTGGCGGAGGAGATCGACGCCGAGCTGGTGCCGATGGGCTCTGCCGGTGTGAAGGTGATGTCCGTGGTCCGTGACGTCGCCGACGCCTACATCCACGCCGGTGGGCAGTACGAGTGGGACAACGCCGCCCCCGTGGCGGTGGCCCGAGCCGCCGGCCTGTTCTGCTCACGCGTGGACGGCTCCGAGCTGGCCTACAACCAAGACAACGTCTCGCTGCCCGACCTGATCGTCTGCCGCCCGGAGCTGGCCGAGCAGATCGTCGACTTCGTCAAGCGCAACGGCACCGACTGA
- a CDS encoding MFS transporter produces the protein MYVSLRDRPSAAPPGGPSAGPASTGPASAGTGAGSGDGTGTAVASTTTGKGPKVAPVVFTLGFVSLLTDISSESVSAILPLYLTAVVGLSPVAYGFIDGLYQGVSSLVRIGGGWAADRGGHPKWVAFLGYGVSVGARIGLLFAAGLGTVSAVVTADRIGKGLRTAPRDAMISAATDPAHLGRAFGVHRTLDTIGAAIGPLIAFAILWMIPDGYLTVMVVSLGFAVLGLTLLGLFVEDRPAVRQAESAPRFRWAEVVSPDMVRLLVVSAVLGLLSVGDGFIYLALLDRGQFAAAWFPLMYVGTNIAYLALAIPFGRLADRVGRARVLVLGHLALAAAYVGTAAPVSTAWAILAVLAMLGAFYAATDGVVAALAGGLVPGTARASGIASVQTVVALSRLLASFGFGLLWVVVGPQRALVLVAGLLLVAVPVAFAGLRRLDTRPLVVA, from the coding sequence ATGTACGTCTCGCTCCGGGATCGACCGAGCGCCGCACCACCCGGCGGCCCGTCCGCCGGTCCCGCGTCCACCGGTCCCGCGTCCGCCGGCACCGGAGCCGGCAGCGGAGACGGCACCGGAACGGCCGTCGCGAGCACGACCACGGGCAAGGGACCCAAGGTCGCCCCGGTGGTCTTCACGCTCGGCTTCGTCAGCCTGCTCACGGACATCTCGTCCGAGTCCGTCTCGGCGATCCTGCCGCTCTACCTGACGGCCGTGGTCGGCCTCTCCCCCGTGGCCTACGGATTCATCGACGGGCTCTACCAGGGGGTCAGCTCCCTGGTCCGCATCGGCGGTGGCTGGGCCGCGGACAGGGGCGGGCACCCCAAGTGGGTGGCATTCCTGGGGTACGGCGTCTCCGTCGGCGCGCGCATCGGCCTCCTCTTCGCGGCCGGGCTCGGCACGGTCTCCGCGGTGGTGACCGCCGACCGGATCGGCAAGGGCCTGCGCACCGCTCCCCGCGACGCGATGATCTCCGCCGCCACCGACCCCGCCCACCTGGGCCGCGCGTTCGGCGTGCACCGCACCCTCGACACCATCGGCGCTGCGATCGGGCCGCTGATCGCCTTCGCGATCCTGTGGATGATCCCCGACGGCTACCTGACGGTGATGGTGGTGTCGCTCGGATTCGCCGTGCTGGGGCTGACCCTGCTCGGCCTCTTCGTGGAGGACCGGCCGGCGGTCCGCCAGGCGGAGAGCGCTCCCCGGTTCCGCTGGGCCGAGGTCGTCAGCCCCGACATGGTCCGGCTCCTGGTCGTGTCGGCGGTGCTCGGCCTGCTCTCCGTCGGCGACGGGTTCATCTACCTGGCGCTGCTCGACCGGGGACAGTTCGCGGCGGCCTGGTTCCCCCTGATGTACGTCGGCACCAACATCGCCTACCTCGCACTCGCGATCCCGTTCGGCCGACTGGCCGATCGCGTCGGACGTGCGCGGGTCCTCGTCCTCGGGCACCTCGCCCTTGCCGCGGCGTACGTCGGCACGGCGGCGCCGGTGTCGACTGCGTGGGCCATCCTCGCGGTGCTGGCGATGCTCGGCGCCTTCTATGCCGCCACCGACGGAGTGGTGGCCGCCCTGGCCGGCGGACTCGTGCCCGGCACCGCACGAGCCAGCGGGATCGCGTCGGTGCAGACCGTGGTCGCACTGAGCAGGCTGCTGGCGTCCTTCGGCTTCGGCCTGCTCTGGGTGGTCGTCGGCCCGCAACGAGCACTGGTCCTCGTCGCCGGCCTCCTCCTCGTCGCCGTTCCCGTCGCCTTCGCCGGGTTGCGACGCCTCGACACGCGGCCGCTGGTGGTCGCATGA
- a CDS encoding WecB/TagA/CpsF family glycosyltransferase produces MTTQPMPASQLFGLDVHALTLDDVVTEAEHSLATRDPLLIGVVNAAKIVKLSADQVLRDSLLECDLLLADGQSVVWASRLLGRPLPERVAGIDLFEALLEVAHRDQRRIYLLGATPEVLARLCEVVSTRWPNAVIAGSHDGYFDEDSSASVARDIAEARADMLFLGMTTPKKENFIGRHGHALGVPILHGVGGSFDVMAGVTARAPLAWQRAGMEWAYRVRQEPRRLWKRYLTTNTRFLLMLAMERVHRHSAYTTGSGVHHG; encoded by the coding sequence ATGACCACCCAGCCCATGCCCGCGAGCCAGCTGTTCGGCCTCGACGTCCACGCCCTGACGCTCGACGACGTCGTGACCGAGGCAGAGCACAGTCTCGCCACCCGCGACCCGCTCCTGATCGGGGTGGTCAACGCCGCCAAGATCGTGAAGCTGAGCGCGGACCAGGTGCTGCGCGACTCGCTCCTCGAGTGCGACCTGCTCCTCGCCGACGGCCAGTCCGTGGTCTGGGCCAGCCGCCTCCTGGGCCGTCCCCTTCCCGAGCGCGTCGCGGGCATCGACCTGTTCGAGGCGCTGCTCGAGGTCGCTCACCGGGACCAGCGGCGGATCTATCTCCTCGGGGCGACCCCCGAGGTGTTGGCCCGACTCTGCGAGGTCGTCTCCACGCGGTGGCCGAACGCCGTGATCGCCGGCAGCCACGACGGCTACTTCGACGAGGACTCGTCGGCCTCGGTCGCCCGGGACATCGCCGAGGCGCGGGCCGACATGTTGTTCCTCGGCATGACCACGCCGAAGAAGGAGAACTTCATCGGCAGGCACGGCCACGCCCTCGGCGTACCGATCCTGCACGGCGTCGGCGGTTCCTTCGACGTCATGGCCGGGGTCACCGCCCGTGCCCCGCTCGCCTGGCAGCGCGCCGGGATGGAGTGGGCCTACCGGGTCAGGCAGGAGCCGCGCCGGCTCTGGAAGCGCTACCTGACCACCAACACCCGCTTCCTGCTGATGCTCGCGATGGAGCGCGTCCATCGGCACTCCGCCTACACCACCGGATCAGGGGTCCATCATGGATGA
- the wecC gene encoding UDP-N-acetyl-D-mannosamine dehydrogenase, protein MDDIFSGRVAILGLGYIGLPTAAVLATRGIEVIGVDVNAATVEAVSRGEVPFVEPDLGVAVSGAVSQGNLSATSEVPEADAFIIAVPTPFMDEHRADLHYIRAAVESIAPRLRGGEVVILESTSPPGTTVQVSRWLAELRPDLTLPHCSEGVPDVYVAHCPERVLPGRIMIEMVTNDRVVGGISPRCAEKAAAVYRVFTHGKVLLSDAASAEMAKLVENAYRDVNIAFANELALVSETLQLDVWEIIKLANHHPRVNVLTPGPGVGGHCIAVDPWFIVGAAPDQARLMRASREINDAKPIHVAEQIVAKTARFKEPTVACLGLAYKANVDDLRESPAVDIVLDIAKSLPELDIRVAEPLITALPASFDAFPHVVHQSAVEAIEAADIVVLLVDHDHFRSLSRSRLEGKIVYDTCGLWRRS, encoded by the coding sequence ATGGATGACATCTTCAGCGGCCGCGTCGCGATCCTCGGCCTCGGCTACATCGGCCTGCCCACGGCGGCCGTGCTCGCGACGCGAGGCATCGAGGTGATCGGGGTCGACGTCAACGCCGCCACCGTGGAGGCGGTGTCCCGGGGCGAGGTCCCGTTCGTCGAGCCCGACCTGGGTGTTGCGGTGAGCGGCGCCGTCTCCCAGGGAAACCTGAGTGCGACCTCGGAGGTGCCCGAGGCCGACGCGTTCATCATCGCCGTGCCCACCCCGTTCATGGACGAGCACCGGGCCGACCTCCACTACATCCGTGCCGCCGTGGAGTCGATCGCGCCGCGCCTTCGTGGTGGCGAGGTGGTGATCCTCGAGTCGACCTCGCCGCCCGGCACCACCGTCCAGGTGAGCAGGTGGCTGGCCGAGCTGCGGCCCGACCTGACCCTGCCGCACTGCTCGGAAGGCGTGCCGGACGTCTACGTCGCCCACTGCCCCGAGCGCGTCCTTCCGGGCCGGATCATGATCGAGATGGTGACCAACGACCGTGTCGTCGGTGGCATCAGCCCCCGGTGCGCGGAGAAGGCGGCCGCGGTCTACCGGGTCTTCACGCACGGCAAGGTGCTGCTCTCGGACGCGGCGAGCGCCGAGATGGCCAAGCTCGTCGAGAACGCCTACCGCGACGTCAACATCGCCTTCGCCAACGAGCTCGCCCTGGTCAGCGAGACGCTGCAGCTCGACGTGTGGGAGATCATCAAGCTGGCCAACCACCACCCGCGGGTCAACGTGCTCACCCCGGGCCCGGGTGTCGGCGGCCACTGCATCGCGGTCGACCCGTGGTTCATCGTCGGCGCCGCGCCGGACCAGGCCCGACTGATGCGCGCCTCCCGCGAGATCAACGACGCCAAGCCGATCCACGTGGCGGAGCAGATCGTGGCGAAGACCGCACGCTTCAAGGAGCCGACGGTCGCCTGTCTCGGCCTGGCCTACAAGGCCAACGTCGACGACCTGCGCGAGAGCCCGGCCGTCGACATCGTGCTGGACATCGCGAAGTCGTTGCCCGAGCTCGACATCAGGGTCGCGGAGCCGCTGATCACCGCACTCCCGGCGAGCTTCGATGCGTTCCCCCACGTCGTCCACCAGTCGGCGGTCGAGGCGATCGAGGCGGCCGACATCGTGGTCCTCCTGGTCGACCACGACCACTTCCGGTCCCTGAGCCGTTCCCGCCTCGAGGGAAAGATCGTCTATGACACCTGCGGTCTGTGGCGGCGGTCATGA
- the wecB gene encoding UDP-N-acetylglucosamine 2-epimerase (non-hydrolyzing), translated as MSTHKAMVVYGTRPEAIKLAPVIQELDRSPWLTVCPVVTGQHRAMLDQVNALFGITPAHDLDVIQPRQQLHEVTGRVLAGITEVIRAERPDLVVVQGDTTTTFVAALAAFYEKVPVVHVEAGLRTLHRYDPFPEEINRRMTSQLASLHLAPTATSRQNLLDDGIAAHDVAVTGNTVIDALLHVVGRDHAAVDDPALASALEKRQPLVLATSHRRESWGQPMARTAAALARLAKEFTDVCFLLPAHLNPTVRDVLLPPIEGLPNVVVTEPLSYTDFSRAMAECRLVVTDSGGVQEEAPSLGKPVLVLRDTTERPEAVAAGTVRLVGTDEDLIVKEVSRLLTDPAAYDEMAHAVNPYGDGRASLRIRAAVEEFIGVGRREPDWEGRVA; from the coding sequence ATGAGCACGCACAAGGCGATGGTCGTCTACGGGACCCGCCCCGAGGCGATCAAGCTGGCACCCGTGATCCAGGAGCTCGACCGGTCGCCGTGGCTGACCGTGTGCCCGGTCGTCACGGGCCAGCACCGGGCCATGCTCGACCAGGTCAACGCCCTCTTCGGCATCACACCCGCCCACGACCTCGACGTGATCCAGCCCCGGCAGCAGCTGCACGAGGTCACCGGCCGCGTGCTGGCCGGGATCACCGAGGTGATCCGGGCCGAGCGACCCGACCTGGTCGTCGTGCAGGGCGACACGACCACGACGTTCGTGGCGGCCCTGGCCGCGTTCTACGAGAAGGTGCCGGTGGTCCACGTCGAGGCCGGGCTGCGCACCCTGCACCGCTATGACCCGTTCCCCGAGGAGATCAACCGGCGGATGACCTCACAGCTCGCGTCGTTGCACCTGGCACCGACCGCGACGTCCCGGCAGAACCTGCTCGACGACGGCATCGCCGCCCACGACGTCGCGGTCACCGGCAACACCGTGATCGACGCACTCCTCCACGTGGTCGGCCGCGACCACGCGGCCGTCGACGACCCGGCCCTGGCGTCGGCGCTCGAGAAGCGGCAACCCCTGGTGCTGGCCACCAGTCACCGACGCGAGTCGTGGGGCCAGCCGATGGCGCGGACCGCCGCCGCACTCGCGCGGCTTGCCAAGGAGTTCACCGACGTCTGTTTCCTGCTCCCCGCACACCTCAACCCGACGGTCCGTGACGTGCTGCTGCCACCGATCGAGGGGCTGCCGAACGTCGTGGTGACCGAGCCGCTCTCCTACACCGACTTCTCCCGCGCGATGGCCGAGTGCCGGCTGGTGGTCACCGACAGCGGTGGCGTGCAGGAGGAGGCACCCAGCCTGGGCAAGCCCGTGCTCGTGCTCCGGGACACCACCGAGCGCCCCGAGGCCGTCGCCGCCGGCACCGTGCGCCTGGTCGGCACCGACGAGGACCTGATCGTCAAGGAGGTCTCGCGCCTGCTGACCGACCCGGCGGCGTACGACGAGATGGCGCACGCCGTGAATCCCTACGGCGACGGGCGGGCCTCACTGCGCATCCGAGCCGCCGTCGAGGAGTTCATCGGGGTCGGGCGGCGGGAGCCTGACTGGGAGGGTCGTGTCGCATGA